One Planktothrix sp. FACHB-1365 genomic window carries:
- a CDS encoding NB-ARC domain-containing protein, translated as MAGLLRASEEGLKIINLARRNPGWNKTDELWCQAALTSKATLKRFWTHKRIRRETFIDICKAVGVNNWEDIIDRNDIKQTEPLLAAAIADIPLNSETDKNFPLPENLPPVRNWVNRTKELDILKATIINSDITAISIVGLPGIGKTSLISQLIRQLHTENTCFTAVVWQSLESATGKAPSFDRIIDSLLFTLSNGDITAENDCGKKTENLLKILREKPCLLVFDRADTLLKAGEAKAAGYFSDNCAEYAWLFKQLLETEHQSKILFTSRESLAELPPSLTREIQLNGLNQDAAITLLQSFNLTGNEEELVELSHRYQGHPKALQLVAALIRDHAEFQGNVGKFLQDRDWLLIRDIKKLIDEIIVRLSEIEQTCLSRISVYQTSEYPLSFAAIATQMPEVSKYELKENIILALKRRQLLYYDYQRESYQLHPLVQEKGDRLLNQNPENVSIAHRQAYRYYINIPLKPKSEWQNIEDIKPLIRAHYHASQAEDLDAAKAIITEVCEVIDWVGGFIQIFSTHRALLTIPVRLLTVEESEETEETKVQAKNQFFPTSPAPSAPPTPLFSALDFQ; from the coding sequence ATGGCGGGTTTACTCAGGGCGTCTGAAGAAGGGCTAAAAATTATTAATCTAGCCAGACGTAACCCTGGCTGGAACAAAACAGATGAACTCTGGTGTCAAGCCGCCCTAACTTCAAAAGCAACATTAAAACGGTTTTGGACACACAAGCGAATTCGACGCGAAACATTTATTGATATTTGTAAAGCAGTAGGAGTTAATAACTGGGAAGACATTATCGATCGCAATGATATCAAGCAAACAGAACCACTTTTAGCCGCCGCGATCGCAGATATCCCCCTAAACTCTGAAACTGATAAAAACTTCCCCCTCCCTGAAAATTTACCCCCCGTGAGAAATTGGGTAAATCGCACAAAAGAACTTGATATCTTAAAAGCTACTATTATTAACTCAGATATCACAGCCATCTCAATTGTTGGATTACCAGGCATCGGAAAAACCTCCCTCATTAGCCAACTAATTCGCCAATTACACACAGAAAACACCTGCTTTACCGCCGTCGTTTGGCAATCATTAGAATCGGCAACAGGCAAAGCACCCTCCTTTGATCGCATAATTGACTCCCTGCTATTTACCCTCTCCAACGGCGACATTACTGCTGAAAATGACTGTGGCAAAAAAACTGAAAATCTGCTCAAAATCCTCAGAGAAAAACCTTGCTTGCTCGTTTTTGATCGCGCTGACACACTTTTGAAAGCAGGAGAGGCAAAAGCTGCTGGTTATTTCTCCGACAACTGTGCCGAATATGCTTGGTTATTCAAACAACTATTAGAAACAGAACATCAAAGCAAAATCCTATTCACCAGTCGTGAAAGTTTAGCGGAATTACCACCAAGTCTTACCCGTGAAATCCAGCTAAATGGACTCAATCAAGATGCAGCCATTACCTTATTACAATCTTTTAATCTAACAGGGAATGAAGAAGAATTAGTCGAACTTTCCCATCGCTATCAAGGACATCCTAAAGCTTTGCAATTGGTAGCTGCCTTAATTCGAGATCATGCTGAATTTCAGGGAAATGTAGGAAAATTTTTGCAGGATAGAGACTGGTTATTAATCCGAGATATCAAAAAGTTAATTGATGAAATAATAGTGCGTCTTAGTGAAATAGAGCAAACTTGTCTCAGCCGAATTTCTGTCTATCAAACTTCAGAATATCCCCTATCTTTTGCTGCAATTGCTACTCAAATGCCAGAAGTAAGTAAATATGAACTCAAAGAAAATATTATCCTGGCTCTCAAGCGTCGGCAATTGCTATATTATGATTACCAACGCGAATCCTATCAATTGCATCCCCTAGTCCAAGAAAAAGGCGATCGCTTATTGAATCAAAACCCTGAAAATGTTAGCATAGCCCATCGTCAAGCTTATCGTTATTATATTAATATTCCGCTCAAACCTAAATCTGAATGGCAAAATATTGAGGATATTAAGCCCTTAATCAGAGCGCACTATCATGCGTCTCAAGCAGAAGATTTAGATGCAGCAAAGGCGATAATTACTGAAGTCTGCGAGGTTATTGACTGGGTGGGGGGTTTTATCCAGATATTTTCTACCCACCGAGCATTGCTCACTATCCCAGTGAGACTGTTGACGGTTGAGGAGTCAGAGGAAACAGAGGAAACAAAGGTGCAGGCCAAAAACCAATTTTTTCCCACCTCCCCGGCTCCCTCGGCTCCTCCTACTCCCCTATTCTCCGCCTTGGATTTT